A window of the Parabacteroides merdae ATCC 43184 genome harbors these coding sequences:
- the dnaA gene encoding chromosomal replication initiator protein DnaA: protein MQTEYQTLWNKCLAVIKDIVPEAAFNTWFKPIIPLSYEDNKFTIQVPSQFFYEYLEEKYVNVLKVTLYRVIGQGTILNYRIKVVDKVKEDGMITLPTGNDAPRTGKKSADIPSLFESKARQDWDSHLNPKYNFDNYFEGTSNRLVRSSSEAIAQEPGKTFNPMFVFGASGVGKTHLCHAIGNRIQEIHPEKKVLYISAHLFTVQYTEAIRKNTTNDFMYFYQGVDVLILDDIQELIGKDKTQNTFFHIFNHLHLLGKQLILTSDKAPVDLQGMEERLITRLKWGLTAELDRPDLDLRKKILKNKISHDGVVIPDDVFNFIASNVTENVRDVEGIVASLLAYSTAFNRMIDLPLTKQVVSRVVKLEKKQVSVESIQDVVCKYYNLELAAIQTNSRKREIVQARQVTMYLAKKYTDSSFSHIGKIVGKRDHATVLHACKTVRDQIETNKSFRSSVEEIEALLKA, encoded by the coding sequence ATGCAGACTGAATATCAAACTTTGTGGAATAAATGCCTCGCAGTCATTAAGGACATTGTCCCTGAGGCCGCTTTTAACACATGGTTCAAGCCTATCATACCATTATCATACGAGGATAATAAATTTACGATTCAAGTACCCAGCCAGTTCTTTTACGAGTATCTGGAAGAGAAGTATGTGAACGTATTGAAAGTTACTTTATATCGTGTGATAGGACAGGGTACGATATTGAACTATCGTATCAAAGTCGTTGATAAGGTAAAGGAAGATGGCATGATTACTTTACCTACCGGTAATGACGCTCCCCGTACCGGTAAGAAAAGTGCGGATATCCCTTCTCTATTCGAGTCTAAAGCTCGTCAGGATTGGGATTCTCATTTGAACCCTAAATACAACTTCGACAATTATTTTGAAGGGACAAGCAATCGTCTGGTCCGTTCTTCGAGCGAGGCTATCGCACAGGAACCGGGAAAGACCTTTAACCCGATGTTTGTATTCGGGGCGTCCGGTGTGGGAAAGACCCACTTATGCCATGCGATCGGTAACCGCATTCAGGAGATTCATCCGGAAAAGAAGGTGCTGTATATATCAGCTCACCTTTTTACCGTACAATATACGGAAGCCATCCGGAAAAATACGACGAATGATTTCATGTATTTTTATCAAGGCGTGGATGTGCTGATTCTGGACGATATCCAGGAACTGATCGGTAAAGATAAGACACAGAATACATTTTTCCATATATTCAATCACTTGCATCTGCTGGGCAAACAGTTGATCCTTACTTCCGATAAAGCTCCCGTCGATTTGCAGGGAATGGAGGAACGTTTGATTACCCGTTTGAAATGGGGGCTGACGGCAGAGCTGGATCGCCCGGATTTGGATTTGCGCAAGAAAATCCTGAAGAATAAGATCAGCCATGACGGTGTGGTGATTCCGGATGACGTGTTCAATTTTATTGCAAGCAACGTGACGGAGAATGTACGTGATGTGGAAGGTATCGTTGCGTCCTTGCTGGCTTATTCTACGGCGTTCAACCGGATGATCGACCTGCCATTGACCAAACAGGTGGTGAGCCGCGTCGTGAAACTGGAAAAGAAGCAGGTGTCTGTGGAATCGATTCAGGATGTAGTCTGTAAATACTATAATCTGGAACTGGCCGCTATCCAGACCAACTCACGCAAGCGGGAAATCGTGCAGGCACGTCAGGTTACGATGTACCTGGCGAAGAAGTATACCGACAGTTCTTTTTCTCATATCGGGAAGATCGTCGGGAAGCGTGACCATGCAACCGTCCTGCATGCCTGCAAGACGGTAAGGGACCAGATCGAAACGAATAAATCTTTCCGTTCTTCGGTAGAAGAGATCGAGGCTTTGCTCAAGGCTTGA
- a CDS encoding adenosylcobalamin-dependent ribonucleoside-diphosphate reductase encodes MNRKTYTFDEAFKASLDYFTGDELAAKVWVNKYALKDAFGNIYEESPVDMHHRLASEIARVEKKYPNPLSEEELFALFDHFRYIVPQGSPMTGIGNDFQIASLSNCFVIGLDGDADSYGAIIRIDEEQVQLMKRRGGVGHDLSHIRPKGSPVKNSALTSTGLVPFMERYSNSTREVAQDGRRGALMLSVSIKHPDSESFIDAKMTEGKVTGANVSVKIDDEFMQAVINGTPYKQQYPIDSSEPTNVKEINAAELWKKIIHNAWKSAEPGVLFWDTILRESVPDSYADLGFRTVSTNPCGEIPLCPYDSCRLLAINLYSYVVNPFTKEAYFDFDLFRKHVILAQRIMDDIIDLESEKIEKILEKIDADPESLEVKQSERHLWEKIQKKTLQGRRTGVGITAEGDMIAALGLRYGTEEATEFAEKVQKMLALAAYRSSVEMAKERGAFDIYDAKREEKNPFINRLREADPELYDDMVKYGRRNIACLTIAPTGTTSLMTQTTSGIEPVFLPVYRRRRKVNPNDAEARVDFVDETGDAFEEYIVFHHKFVTWMLANGFSASKKYTQEEVEELVAKSPYYKATSNDVDWLQKVRMQGRIQKWVDHSISVTINLPADVTEDLVNSLYVEAWKCGCKGCTVYRDGSRSGVLLSTDNKKKKKEDCNCMEPPVIVATRPRELEADVVKFQNNREKWIAFVGLLNGRPYEIFTGLADDDEGIMLPKNVSKGSIIKSYDEDGQKHYDFQFKNKRGYKMTIEGLDGKFNPEFWNYAKLISGVLRYGMPIDQVIKLVQGMELNNESINTWKNGVERALKKYLPNGTEAKGQKCPNCGHETLVYQEGCLICTNCGASRCG; translated from the coding sequence GTGAATCGTAAAACTTACACCTTCGATGAAGCGTTTAAAGCTTCACTGGACTACTTTACCGGTGACGAATTGGCCGCAAAAGTATGGGTAAATAAGTATGCCTTGAAGGATGCATTCGGAAATATCTATGAGGAGTCTCCCGTAGACATGCATCACCGCTTGGCAAGTGAAATTGCCCGTGTAGAAAAGAAGTATCCTAACCCTCTGTCGGAAGAGGAACTCTTTGCCCTGTTTGATCATTTCCGTTACATCGTGCCGCAAGGAAGCCCGATGACGGGAATTGGCAATGATTTTCAAATTGCCTCACTCTCTAACTGTTTTGTAATCGGATTGGATGGAGATGCCGATTCATATGGTGCGATTATTCGAATTGATGAGGAACAAGTGCAGTTGATGAAACGTCGTGGCGGTGTTGGTCACGATTTATCACATATTCGTCCGAAAGGATCTCCTGTTAAGAACTCGGCGTTGACATCGACCGGATTGGTTCCTTTTATGGAACGTTACTCAAATTCAACCCGCGAAGTGGCCCAGGACGGCCGTCGTGGTGCCTTGATGCTTAGTGTTTCCATCAAACATCCGGATTCGGAATCGTTTATCGATGCCAAGATGACGGAAGGGAAGGTGACGGGGGCTAACGTTTCTGTGAAGATCGATGATGAATTTATGCAGGCCGTAATCAACGGAACTCCTTATAAACAACAATATCCGATCGACTCGTCGGAACCTACCAATGTGAAGGAAATCAATGCGGCCGAACTTTGGAAGAAAATCATTCATAATGCATGGAAGTCGGCTGAACCCGGTGTGCTTTTCTGGGATACGATCTTGAGAGAGTCTGTTCCCGATTCGTATGCGGATCTCGGATTCCGTACGGTTTCGACCAACCCTTGCGGTGAGATCCCCTTGTGCCCGTATGATAGCTGCCGTCTGTTGGCAATCAACTTATATTCGTATGTTGTCAATCCTTTCACAAAAGAGGCTTATTTCGATTTTGACCTGTTCCGGAAGCATGTTATCCTAGCGCAACGTATCATGGATGATATCATCGACTTGGAATCAGAAAAGATTGAAAAGATTCTGGAGAAGATCGATGCCGATCCCGAATCATTGGAAGTAAAACAGAGCGAACGCCACCTGTGGGAGAAGATACAGAAGAAAACATTGCAGGGACGTCGTACAGGTGTGGGCATCACAGCCGAAGGCGATATGATTGCCGCCTTGGGATTGCGCTACGGCACGGAAGAAGCGACAGAGTTTGCCGAGAAGGTACAGAAGATGTTGGCTTTGGCAGCCTATCGTTCTTCTGTGGAAATGGCCAAAGAACGTGGTGCATTCGATATCTATGATGCAAAGCGCGAAGAAAAGAATCCGTTTATCAACCGTCTGCGTGAAGCCGATCCGGAGCTGTATGACGACATGGTGAAATACGGTCGCCGTAATATCGCCTGTCTGACGATAGCACCGACGGGAACGACCAGCTTGATGACGCAGACTACTTCGGGTATCGAACCGGTGTTCCTGCCCGTTTATCGCCGTCGCCGCAAGGTGAACCCGAACGATGCGGAAGCTCGTGTTGACTTTGTCGACGAAACAGGTGACGCATTCGAAGAATATATCGTATTCCATCATAAATTTGTAACTTGGATGTTGGCCAACGGCTTCTCTGCTTCCAAAAAATATACACAAGAAGAAGTAGAAGAACTGGTTGCCAAGTCTCCTTACTATAAAGCGACGTCAAACGATGTCGACTGGTTGCAGAAAGTCCGTATGCAGGGACGTATTCAGAAATGGGTGGACCACTCCATCAGCGTAACAATCAACCTGCCGGCCGATGTGACGGAAGACCTTGTGAACTCCCTGTATGTGGAAGCCTGGAAGTGCGGTTGTAAGGGCTGTACGGTTTACCGTGACGGTTCCCGCTCAGGTGTATTGTTGTCTACGGATAACAAGAAGAAGAAAAAAGAAGATTGCAACTGTATGGAGCCGCCGGTTATCGTGGCTACCCGTCCGCGCGAACTGGAAGCCGACGTGGTGAAATTCCAGAACAACCGTGAGAAGTGGATTGCATTTGTCGGTCTGCTGAATGGTCGCCCGTACGAAATCTTTACCGGTCTTGCCGATGACGATGAAGGTATCATGTTGCCGAAGAACGTTTCGAAGGGTAGCATTATCAAGAGCTATGACGAGGACGGCCAGAAGCATTACGACTTCCAGTTCAAGAATAAGCGTGGTTACAAGATGACGATCGAAGGTCTGGACGGCAAGTTCAATCCGGAATTCTGGAACTATGCCAAGCTGATCTCCGGTGTCTTGCGCTACGGTATGCCGATCGACCAGGTGATCAAGCTGGTTCAAGGTATGGAACTGAATAACGAATCTATCAACACTTGGAAGAACGGTGTGGAACGCGCTTTGAAGAAATACCTGCCGAACGGTACGGAGGCAAAAGGCCAGAAATGCCCGAATTGCGGACATGAGACACTTGTCTACCAGGAAGGTTGTCTGATCTGTACCAATTGCGGTGCTTCGAGATGCGGATGA
- a CDS encoding 4-alpha-glucanotransferase encodes MKVTFNINFHTVWGQKLCVVGSIPELGSWEPALAKEMSYKGDGNWQLELEVTSPVKDIEYRYFLSVNDKQIFEEWEKNHQVFFIGQADQYTLYDYWQVRPANLAFYSSAFTKSLFAHPCNTHERVVKSGKRLTIKISVPRVEKNQRVAITGNQDCLGNWHPDKALILSCDTFPVWHIDLDAGEISYPLEYKFLICDDQQQPLYWEEDENRVLNLPSQQVGETVIVSGLYFRDNLPLWRCAGSVIPVFSLRSEKSFGVGDLGDLRMLVDWARKTCQRIIQVLPMNDTTTTHTRTDSYPYSAISIYALHPMYISLPDLGELADPEKAAFFARKQAELNGLDAVDYEQTVRYKLEYCREYFRQEGEAILSTSEYREFFAQNESWLMPYAAYCYLRDMYRTSDFTQWKENSVFDKNTIRELCSVGGKAYPEISFLYFLQYVLHTQFKGVSDYARKNGIVLKGDLPIGVNRTSVEAWMEPKYFNMNGQAGAPPDDFSVNGQNWGFPTYNWDMMEKDNFSWWKKRFRKLEDYFDSFRIDHILGFFRIWEVPSEYVQGLCGHFNPALPLTPNEIEQYGLDFNEARLTTPHINREFLPELFGDQTEEVIGAFLAQSSSRHFVLKPFCDTQRKVEALFAGKTDEASLRIKKGLFAIANEVLFLRDPREPDKFHPRISASQSYLYRELSASDQYAFDQLYWNFFYHRHNEFWKAQAFNRLTPLVGSTNMLVCGEDLGMIPESVPDVMNKLQIFSLEIERMPKTPQREFSDLYNLPYHSVCTTSTHDMTPLRSWWKEDRAKIQRYYNNVLGYAGDAPEECTADLATQIVSNHLATASMLAIIPIQDWFAMDDSIKRKDYEAERINVPSDSNHYWRYRMHITLEKLIEADCLNNKITELIRNSGRK; translated from the coding sequence ATGAAAGTCACCTTTAATATCAACTTCCATACCGTTTGGGGGCAGAAGTTATGTGTTGTAGGGTCGATTCCTGAGCTGGGTTCCTGGGAACCTGCTTTGGCAAAAGAAATGAGTTATAAGGGAGATGGAAACTGGCAGCTTGAACTGGAAGTGACCTCTCCTGTCAAGGATATAGAATACAGATATTTCCTGAGTGTAAACGACAAGCAGATATTCGAGGAATGGGAAAAGAACCATCAGGTATTCTTTATCGGCCAGGCAGACCAATATACACTATATGATTATTGGCAGGTTCGTCCTGCTAATCTGGCCTTTTATTCCTCAGCATTTACTAAAAGTTTGTTTGCACATCCGTGTAATACGCATGAGCGGGTGGTGAAGAGCGGTAAGAGACTTACGATCAAGATCTCTGTTCCGCGTGTCGAAAAGAACCAGCGCGTGGCTATCACCGGAAATCAGGACTGTTTGGGCAATTGGCATCCTGATAAAGCGTTAATATTGAGTTGCGACACCTTTCCCGTCTGGCATATAGACTTGGATGCGGGGGAGATTTCCTATCCGTTGGAATATAAGTTTCTGATCTGCGATGATCAGCAGCAGCCTTTATATTGGGAAGAAGATGAGAACCGTGTCTTGAATCTGCCTTCGCAACAGGTGGGAGAGACGGTGATCGTTTCGGGCCTTTATTTTCGTGATAACCTGCCTTTATGGCGGTGTGCCGGTTCGGTGATCCCGGTCTTTTCCTTACGTTCGGAGAAGAGCTTCGGAGTCGGTGACCTGGGGGATTTGCGTATGTTGGTGGATTGGGCCAGGAAAACGTGTCAACGTATCATCCAGGTGCTTCCTATGAACGACACGACGACGACGCATACCCGTACCGATTCGTATCCTTATAGCGCCATTTCGATTTACGCCCTTCATCCGATGTATATCAGCCTGCCCGATCTGGGAGAGCTGGCAGATCCGGAAAAGGCGGCCTTTTTTGCCCGGAAACAGGCAGAGTTGAATGGACTGGATGCCGTCGATTACGAACAGACGGTTCGATATAAGCTGGAATATTGCCGGGAATACTTCAGGCAGGAGGGCGAGGCGATCTTGTCCACCTCTGAATATCGGGAGTTTTTCGCGCAAAACGAGTCCTGGCTGATGCCTTATGCCGCCTATTGCTACTTGCGTGACATGTACCGGACTTCCGACTTCACGCAATGGAAAGAGAACTCCGTATTCGATAAGAACACTATTCGTGAACTTTGTTCCGTGGGAGGCAAGGCATATCCGGAAATATCTTTCTTGTATTTCCTGCAATATGTCCTGCATACCCAGTTTAAGGGCGTTTCCGATTATGCCCGCAAGAACGGGATCGTGCTGAAAGGCGATTTGCCTATAGGAGTGAACCGTACGAGTGTCGAGGCATGGATGGAACCGAAATACTTTAATATGAACGGTCAGGCCGGTGCTCCGCCCGACGATTTCTCCGTAAATGGTCAGAACTGGGGGTTCCCGACCTATAATTGGGATATGATGGAGAAAGATAATTTCTCCTGGTGGAAGAAACGTTTCCGTAAATTGGAAGATTATTTCGATAGTTTCCGTATCGATCATATCTTAGGCTTTTTCCGTATCTGGGAAGTACCGTCGGAGTATGTTCAGGGACTTTGCGGGCATTTTAACCCTGCTTTGCCGCTTACCCCGAACGAAATCGAACAGTATGGCTTGGATTTCAATGAAGCGCGCCTGACTACCCCTCATATCAACCGCGAGTTCCTGCCCGAATTGTTTGGCGATCAGACGGAAGAAGTGATCGGTGCGTTCCTGGCCCAGTCATCATCGCGGCATTTCGTGTTGAAACCTTTCTGCGATACGCAACGCAAGGTGGAAGCTCTGTTTGCCGGAAAGACGGATGAGGCATCCCTTCGGATTAAGAAAGGACTGTTTGCCATAGCCAATGAAGTGCTGTTCCTGCGCGATCCGCGTGAGCCGGATAAATTCCACCCGCGCATTTCGGCTAGCCAGTCCTACTTGTATCGCGAGTTGAGCGCTTCTGACCAATATGCTTTTGACCAGTTATATTGGAACTTTTTCTATCACCGCCATAACGAGTTCTGGAAAGCGCAAGCCTTTAACCGCTTGACTCCGCTGGTAGGCAGTACGAACATGTTGGTTTGTGGCGAAGACTTAGGAATGATCCCGGAATCCGTCCCCGATGTGATGAACAAATTGCAGATATTCAGTCTGGAAATAGAACGTATGCCTAAGACTCCGCAACGTGAATTTTCGGACTTGTACAACCTGCCTTATCATTCGGTTTGTACGACATCCACCCACGATATGACACCGCTCCGTAGCTGGTGGAAAGAGGACCGTGCTAAGATACAGCGTTATTATAATAATGTTCTGGGATATGCCGGGGATGCGCCAGAGGAATGTACGGCAGATTTGGCGACGCAGATCGTTTCCAACCACCTGGCGACGGCTTCGATGCTGGCTATAATCCCTATACAGGACTGGTTTGCAATGGATGACTCCATCAAGCGGAAAGATTACGAAGCGGAACGCATCAACGTCCCGTCCGATTCAAACCATTATTGGCGATACAGGATGCACATCACGTTGGAGAAACTGATCGAGGCAGACTGCCTGAATAACAAGATTACGGAACTGATTAGGAATTCGGGAAGAAAATAA
- a CDS encoding DUF6383 domain-containing protein — MVNKLYFYCLALFVAPTFSAFGQTQPSQDENGYYLIESAEHLKWFRDQVNASEHEQVDTNGDGQINMDDDTVVRLNAKLTADIDLGGESWTPIGEYNNGEEPDEVRFGGYFDGQGHVIKGLNVQPIDGRQSYGLFGYVAWGVVKNLGIVGGTVTSKADDGQEYTGAISGMLSYGRIENCFSTATVSGTAEGSIGGLTGGMRKISSVSNSYNAGTVINPAGMAGGITGYIGSDASVYNCYNMGKVTGGAISGDDYSESTLRSGEEELPSIIDCYYLEGAGSGTLAKALSASDFVTTINEKLFTDPNNGEDFPWDGKANLAGDRLSVPTFDSSSVVEVPLDDDPTAMETIAKGESHIQAIDGRICITTSEPMKVRVVNIAGQTVRTVSLSDGYSEMTGLAEGVYIVVLEDGTCVKVLLR, encoded by the coding sequence ATGGTGAACAAACTTTACTTTTATTGTCTTGCCCTATTTGTGGCACCGACTTTTTCAGCCTTCGGGCAAACTCAACCCTCGCAGGACGAGAATGGGTATTATTTAATAGAGAGTGCGGAACATCTGAAATGGTTCCGGGATCAGGTGAATGCTTCCGAGCACGAACAAGTGGACACCAACGGTGACGGTCAAATCAACATGGACGACGATACGGTTGTCCGGCTTAATGCCAAACTGACGGCCGACATCGATCTCGGTGGCGAATCTTGGACGCCGATCGGTGAGTATAACAACGGCGAGGAGCCTGATGAAGTCCGTTTCGGAGGCTACTTCGACGGGCAGGGACATGTCATCAAGGGACTGAACGTCCAGCCGATCGACGGGCGGCAGTCGTACGGGCTGTTCGGCTATGTCGCTTGGGGTGTGGTGAAGAACCTCGGCATAGTCGGCGGCACGGTCACTTCCAAAGCCGATGATGGGCAGGAATACACCGGTGCCATCAGCGGGATGCTCAGCTACGGACGTATTGAGAACTGCTTCAGCACTGCCACTGTCAGCGGGACGGCAGAGGGAAGCATTGGCGGATTGACCGGCGGTATGCGCAAGATCAGCAGCGTTTCGAACAGCTACAATGCCGGGACGGTCATCAATCCGGCAGGTATGGCAGGTGGCATTACCGGATACATAGGCAGCGATGCGAGCGTCTATAACTGTTACAATATGGGCAAGGTGACCGGTGGCGCGATTTCGGGTGATGATTACAGCGAAAGCACCCTCCGCTCAGGTGAGGAAGAACTGCCCTCCATCATTGACTGCTATTATCTGGAAGGTGCTGGCTCCGGCACGCTTGCCAAGGCACTTTCGGCTTCCGATTTCGTGACCACCATCAATGAAAAGCTCTTCACCGATCCGAATAACGGTGAGGATTTCCCCTGGGACGGCAAGGCGAACCTTGCAGGCGATAGGTTGTCTGTTCCGACATTCGACAGCAGTTCTGTCGTGGAAGTTCCTCTCGATGATGATCCGACGGCTATGGAAACCATCGCGAAGGGAGAAAGCCACATACAGGCGATCGATGGACGTATCTGTATCACGACATCCGAACCGATGAAAGTGCGAGTAGTCAATATTGCCGGGCAGACGGTTCGCACCGTTTCTCTATCGGATGGCTATAGCGAAATGACCGGTTTGGCTGAAGGCGTCTATATTGTCGTCTTGGAAGACGGGACATGCGTGAAAGTCTTGTTACGGTAA
- a CDS encoding bactofilin family protein, with protein sequence MGIKQKEENTNGGLHNTLAAGTTVKGDIVTETDFRLDGKIEGDVSCSGKIVIGPKGNVTGNIVSTNAEILGEVEGSIHVSAKLVLKATAVIKGDIFAQTLEIEPNARFNGVCKMSGEK encoded by the coding sequence ATGGGAATAAAGCAAAAAGAAGAAAACACGAATGGCGGCCTGCATAATACCCTTGCCGCCGGTACGACCGTTAAAGGCGACATCGTGACGGAAACAGACTTCCGCCTGGATGGAAAAATCGAAGGAGATGTAAGTTGTAGCGGCAAGATCGTGATCGGCCCGAAAGGGAACGTCACGGGAAACATCGTTTCCACAAATGCCGAAATATTAGGGGAAGTGGAAGGTTCCATACACGTCAGTGCCAAACTTGTCCTGAAAGCGACCGCCGTCATCAAAGGCGATATATTCGCCCAAACGCTAGAGATCGAACCGAACGCCCGCTTCAACGGGGTTTGCAAGATGTCAGGGGAAAAATAA
- the folB gene encoding dihydroneopterin aldolase: MTTKIELEKMRFYAYHGVMPQETKVGNDFVVDLILTAPLEQAVKSDELDDTINYAAVYAVVKEQMDIPSKLIEHAAGRILYALKERFPQLAAVELKLSKLNPPFGGDVHSASIILGETFS, from the coding sequence ATGACAACAAAAATAGAACTGGAGAAAATGAGATTCTATGCCTACCACGGCGTAATGCCGCAGGAGACGAAGGTGGGGAACGATTTCGTTGTGGATCTGATTCTTACGGCTCCATTGGAACAGGCTGTGAAGAGTGACGAATTGGACGATACGATCAACTATGCGGCCGTCTATGCGGTTGTAAAAGAGCAGATGGATATCCCTTCCAAGCTGATAGAACATGCGGCAGGACGGATTTTGTATGCTCTGAAGGAGCGTTTCCCCCAGCTGGCAGCAGTCGAGTTGAAACTCTCTAAGCTGAATCCGCCCTTCGGAGGTGATGTCCATAGCGCATCGATCATCCTTGGTGAAACTTTCTCCTGA
- a CDS encoding monomeric [FeFe] hydrogenase, whose translation MAFTNNVMIVRHGLLAKLVKLWKENRLLEEIDRLPIELSPRKSKVIGRCCVHKERAVWKYKTLPLLGFDMQDEVDELTPLSEYAKQALLRSENKKENLMCVVDEACSSCVQVNYEITNLCRGCVARSCYMNCPKDAIRFKKNGQAEIDHDTCISCGKCHQNCPYHAIVYIPIPCEEVCPVKAISKDEYGVEHIDESKCIYCGKCVNACPFGAIFEISQVFDILQRLRNKEPMVAIVAPSILAQFAAPVEKVYGAIKSLGFLEVVEVAQGAMETTRHEAEELKEKLAEGQPFMTTSCCPSYIQLAEKHIPDLKKYISTTGSPMYYTARIVKEKYPDAKIVFVGPCVAKRKEVKMDPCVDFTLTFEEVGSVLAGMDIKIEEAQPFTVLRNSVREAHGFAQAGGVINAVKVYLKEDQDASLNTIQVANLTKKNVALLRAYAKTGKAPGQFIEVMACEGGCVTGPCVHGDRSAGQKQLLKELTKY comes from the coding sequence ATGGCATTTACCAACAACGTAATGATTGTCCGCCACGGATTGCTGGCGAAGTTAGTGAAACTTTGGAAGGAAAACCGTCTGCTCGAAGAGATAGACCGTCTGCCTATCGAGTTGAGTCCCCGTAAGTCGAAAGTCATCGGCCGTTGCTGTGTGCACAAGGAACGGGCTGTGTGGAAGTACAAGACATTGCCGCTGCTCGGATTCGATATGCAGGACGAGGTCGACGAGCTGACCCCTTTGTCTGAATACGCCAAACAAGCGTTGCTGCGTTCGGAAAACAAGAAAGAGAACCTGATGTGCGTGGTGGATGAAGCCTGTTCGTCCTGCGTACAGGTGAACTATGAGATTACGAACCTTTGCCGTGGCTGCGTGGCGCGCAGTTGTTATATGAACTGTCCGAAAGACGCGATCCGCTTCAAGAAGAACGGGCAGGCGGAGATCGACCATGATACCTGTATCAGTTGCGGCAAATGCCACCAGAACTGCCCCTATCATGCTATCGTGTATATCCCGATCCCTTGCGAGGAAGTTTGCCCGGTGAAGGCGATCAGCAAGGACGAGTACGGGGTGGAACATATCGACGAATCCAAATGTATCTATTGCGGCAAATGCGTGAACGCCTGTCCTTTTGGGGCGATATTCGAGATATCCCAGGTGTTTGACATCCTGCAACGCCTGCGCAACAAGGAACCGATGGTAGCCATTGTCGCCCCGTCCATCCTGGCCCAGTTTGCGGCTCCGGTGGAGAAGGTCTACGGTGCCATCAAGTCACTGGGCTTCCTTGAAGTTGTGGAAGTGGCGCAGGGAGCGATGGAGACGACCCGCCACGAAGCCGAAGAACTGAAAGAAAAGTTGGCGGAAGGCCAACCGTTTATGACGACCAGTTGTTGTCCGTCTTATATTCAGCTTGCCGAGAAACATATCCCGGACTTGAAAAAATATATTTCGACTACCGGTTCGCCGATGTACTACACCGCCCGGATCGTGAAGGAGAAATATCCGGATGCCAAGATCGTGTTCGTCGGCCCGTGCGTGGCGAAGCGGAAAGAAGTGAAGATGGACCCCTGTGTGGATTTTACGCTCACGTTCGAAGAGGTCGGTTCCGTGTTGGCCGGTATGGATATCAAGATCGAAGAGGCACAACCGTTCACCGTCTTGCGTAACTCCGTACGTGAGGCACATGGATTTGCACAAGCAGGCGGTGTGATCAATGCGGTGAAGGTCTACTTGAAAGAAGATCAGGATGCTAGCTTGAATACGATCCAGGTGGCCAACCTTACGAAGAAGAACGTCGCATTGTTGCGTGCATACGCTAAGACAGGCAAGGCTCCGGGACAATTTATCGAGGTGATGGCCTGTGAAGGCGGTTGTGTGACCGGTCCGTGTGTGCATGGCGACCGGTCTGCCGGGCAGAAACAGTTGCTTAAAGAGCTTACTAAATACTAA